Genomic window (Candidatus Zixiibacteriota bacterium):
ACGGTCTATCTTGATACCGCCTTTTCCGCCTCCGAACGGGACAGAGACGATCGCGCATTTGTAGGTCATCAGCGAAGCCAGCGCCATAACCTCGTCCTCGTTGACATCCAGGCTGTAACGGATACCCCCTTTGACCGGGGTGCGATGATGGCTGTGTTCGGCCCGCCAGGCATGAATCGCCTCGATCTTGCCGTCGTCGCGTTTGAGCGGAAATGTGATGTGATATACACTGTTGCACATCTTGATCTGCCGCAACATACCGGCATCCAGACCTGTGTGCGGAGCGGCTTTGTCAAAGTACAAGTTGACCTGTTTATAGAAGCTGAGCGGTTGGGGCATCTGGGGTTCCTCCTTCAGACCAATCAACAGAAATCGCCCATTTTGATTTGTGTTAACCTGACAAATCTGTCCGATTTGACGAATTAATAAATAAAATCCTAAATTTACAAAAAAGTTCGCTAAATTTAAGCCAGGGCGCAAAAAACCTGACTCAACGCATAAACTTAAAATATAAAGAAAGCTTTTATAGGAAGCAAGTACTGGTCCGGTTTTTCGGTATATATTTATATTTTGAGCTGAGCGGAAGGTTATGAATATAATCACTGCAACATTATTATAAATAGTTTATATAATATTATATTTTCATTTTATCTCTCGTACTGTATATTTATGTCAGCGTTCCTGTACATTGCATATCAGGCTTGAGCAACGCTGGCATGTACGGTCATAACAGGCAAGTGTAAGGTCGGGTGGGTTTGATTCCGGCGGGCTGTCTCAATCGCGGTCGGCTTTGATGACTGAAACTTCACCCGCGGTGACACGCAGAAGTTCGCCCTTGCGTTTTGCGATCAGAGCGCCGTCGGCATCGAAATCATGAGCCACCGCCTGGATCAGCTTGCGTCCCTTGAGAAGTTTGATCCGTTTGCCAAGCAGAACCGAGTGCTTTTTGATCTTCGGCAAAAATGGTTTGAGGCTTTTCTTTTTGAAGATCTCATAGTTTTTTTCGATCCGTTCCAAAAGCATACGCAGAAATCCGATCCGGTCGATTTCCTCGCCGTATTCCATACGGATCGAGGTCGCGATTTTATGCAGTTCGGGTGGAAAATCGGAGCGAGCCAGATTGACATTGATTCCCATCCCGACCAGGACGTAATCGACCCGGTCGAGCTCGGCCGAGAGTTCGGTCAATATCCCGGTCACCTTGCGTCCGTCGATCTGGCAGTCATTGGGCCACTTGATTCCCGATTCGAGCTTATAACTGCTGTGCAGTATTTCGCTCAGGGAAAGTGCCATCAGAATCGATAGACTGGGGGCCTGCGCCGACGGTACCTCGGGCCTCAGGATGAGGGTCAACCAGAGCCCTTTCTTGGCCGGTGAATGCCAGCTTCTTCCCATCCTCCCGCGCCCTTTGACCTGTTTTTCGGCGATTACCACGGTTCCCTCGGGAGCACCCTGTTCGGCCAGCTCGCGGGCTATATCGTTGGTTGAGGTGACCGAAGCCCGCGCGACTATATTCTGGCCGATATACCCGGTCTTCAAATTGTAGCGGATTTCAATCGGAAAGATGGCGTCCGGTGCGGAGCTGAAGCGGAAGTGACTATGGCTGTCGGTTTCGAAACGGTAGCCCCACCTGGAGAGCTGGCCGATCGCTTCCATGGCGATACGGTCATCGCAACCGATTTTATCGGCAATCGTCTGGATTGAAAAGTAATCCTCGGGGTTCGAGCGCAGAAGCTCAATTAAAGCTTCCTGCAGGTCGGAAGGGTCGCCGGATGAATCTAGCTTCATTTCAACTCGATCTCCATCGACAGGTCGACGGCCGGCGCCGAGTGTGTCAGTGCTCCGGCGGAGATATAGTCGACCCCGGTTTGCGCGATTTTGCGAACGGTCCTGAGGCTGACATTGCCGGACGCTTCGATTTCGAGACCGGGGTGTTCGGAGCGAATTAGCTCGACAGCTTTTTTTATCCGTGATACGGTCATATTATCCAGCATGATCCTGTCGATTTTGTACTTTAGGGCGCGCTTGATCTGGTCGAAAGTCTTTGTTTCTACTTCTATTTTGGTCTTTTTACGGCCCCTGTGGGCGAGGCAGTTCTCGATAGCATTTTCGATTGAACCGGCAGTTTCAATATGGTTGTCCTTGATCAGGTACATATCAAACAGTCCGATCCGATGATTTTTGGCACCGCCGCAGTTGACGGCATATTTTTCAAGCAATCTCATGCCTGGCAATGTCTTGCGAGTGTCCAGCATCTCCGCGCGGGTGCCCTCGATTTGACGGGCAAAGCGTGCGGATAGTGTGGCTATTCCCGAGAGGTGCATCATAAAGTTCAGGGCTGTCCGCTCTCCGGATAGAAGAGTCTGCAGGTCGGCGTCGATGATTGCGACCATATCGCCTTTATAAGCCGTTTTACCATCACCGATTTTATTAGAATAGCGGGTTTTGGGGGAAATGTGTCGAAACACTGCGCGGGCCGGCTGATGGCCACAGACAGTCTGCTCCTGCTTGGCTCGAATTATTGCACGTGCCGGTCGTTTTCCACCTTCGATTGCCAGGGTAGTTATATCGCCTTGGCCGAGGTCTTCTGTGAGCGCGCGGGTTACGATTTCAGCAATGACCTTGTTATTAACTTTCATAGTGCCGTAAATTAATGCTTAGGTTGAAGCTGTCAATCAGAAATCGCTTTGAAAGAAGGATGATTGGTGTTAAATTACGACTGGAGGGCTCTTATTTTATGTCGAACTCGGAATACGAAAGATGTGGTTTCAAGGGGCATCGCTCCGAGCTGTGCTGGGTTTTTCAGACCTCGGCCGGGATTTCCTCCGGTCCGAGTGATATCCAGGATACTGTTGGGCGGTGTATCCGTTGCGATGTTTTCAACAAAGCTCTCGAGCGTGCCACCGGACGCCGTGAATCCGACCGCCTGCTGACATTAACATTGAAACGGCTGATTGGTCAACTGGTCGATTACAATATGGAATTGACCTCGACCACCGGCAGTTTGCAGAAACGAATTGAGGAACTGGCGGTCCTCAAGTCGGTCTCCGAAGCGCTGTTGCAGACTGAAGATCTTTACAAAGCTCTGGCGATCGTTTTGACCGGCGTGACTTCCGGGGAGGCCTTTGGCTTTAATCGGGCCATGATCTTTTTAGTCGATTCCACGCGCAATGTCCTGGAGGGTCAGCTCGGCCTCGGGCATCTCGAGTATCGTGAGGCGCCCAAAATTTGGAACAACCTCAGAGAAAATCGGCTGACTTTTGAGAACCTGATCGATAAGATCCTGGATATGGATGATATTCCGGTTAACAACCTGTCACGCGCGATTAAAGAGATCGTACTTCCGCTTGCACCCGACCGGGGAGTTCTGACACAGGCGATTTTAGAGAGGCGGCCATTAAATATCTCGACTGAAGCCGAGGTTGAGCTCGGCGATTCCCGGCTTGAGCCGATCCTGGGCCGGATACCGTTTGCGGTGATACCGATAATATCGCGTTACAATGTGCTGGGTGTGATCACGGTCGATAACTCGATCACCTGCGAAAAAATTACCGAAGAGGATATCCGCACGCTGGAAACACTGGCTAACCAGGCCGCCGCCAAGATCGAAAACGCCCTGCTTCATCGCACACTGGAGCTCAAGTATGCAGAGCTCAAGCATGTTCACTCGCTTCTCAAGAAGAATCAGGAGTACCTGGTCGAATCGGAGAGGCTGGCGGAGCTGGGACGTTTCGCAACGACAATCGCCCATGAAATCAAGACGCCCCTGATTACGATCGGGGGTTATGCCCAGCGGGTTCTGCGTAAGCTCGATCGGGAAGAAAAGGTCGAGCGCCGTTTGGTGCAGATCATCTCAGATGAAATCCTGCGCCTGGAGAGGATCGCGGTCGAGGTGCTGGATCTGTCGCGCAAGTCACCGTTGCAACTTGTCGCGCATGACTTAAATGAGATCGTGAGCGAAACCCTGGAGGTTCAGGAGCGTAAACTGCGATACCAGGATATTGTTATAGAAAAGGAGTTCTACCCGAAAGAGCTGGAAGTCCTGTCCGACAAGGACCGCCTCAAGCAGGTTTTCTTCAACCTGATCCAGAACTCTGCGGAGGCGATGTCGGAAGGTGGCAAAATGAAGCTCTCTACCGGGCGCAACGGAGACTATATTTATCTCCGCATCAGCGATACCGGCTGTGGTATGGATGATCAGGCCAAGAGCAAACTGTTTACGCCGTTTTATACCTCAAAGCGAACCGGGACCGGGCTGGGACTGCCGGTTTCGAAGAAGATTATCGACGATCACGGCGGATCGATATTGGTCGAATCCAAGCTTGACAGGGGTACGAGCTTTATCGTAAATTTACCTGCGAGAGCGAATCCCTCAGAAAGGAGGGCATGATGTCCAAAGTCCTGATAGTGGAAGATGAGCATAACCTTCTGGATTTGTACCGGATGGAGCTCGAAGACGAGGGTTACCAGGTCAGCACAGCTGTCGATGGCCCCTCGGCATTGAGTATCGCCAGCGAATTCGATCCCGACCTGATCGTGCTGGATATCAAGCTGGGTGAATCAGAAGGGCTCGATCTGCTGCAACAGTTCAAAGCCTTTAAAAAAGATATGCCGGTTATTCTCAATTCCGCCTATTCACATTACAAAAACGAGTTTACCAGCTGGCTGGCTGACGAGTATGTTACCAAGTCAGGTGACTTAAGCGAACTCAAACTGAAAATCAGCGAACTGCTACCCCCCTCGAAAAACTGAGCTGTACTGAAATTGTAATTCGACTTGATCCATACAGCCGTCGGGATAATCTCCCGGCGGCTTTTGCTGTGCGGGATGAGAACCCGACCGGATTTATCCTTTCTCGTTGTATGGTACTTATCTCCTGAAATATGCGAATTTTTATTTTAAATGTTTGCAGTGAACATGAGATAAAACCAGGTGCCGAGATCGTCATGCATACCGTCGAGCCATTTAGCATTCGGCAAAAACAGAGACATACCGAGTTGTCCTGTTAGCTGATCATAGATCTGCATCTTTCCGGTCAGGTCGAATTCGAAGCCGTATTTATCAAATCTGATGGGCCAGTAAAAATCGTTATCAGGAATGACTTTCCCGGTGTTCATGGATAAAAAATAATGTACATGAGACATTAACTCAAATCTGTCAGCCGGTTGAAATGAAAACTTAAGATACCAGTCTGAAAGACCGAATTGCGGGCCGGTGATAAAATAATCCATGTAACCTCTGAAAGCATGACCGGTATAGAATAAATTATAGAAAGAATTTCTTTCATTGTCAGTCCACTCAGGCCCTTGAGAATGTAATTCATCACCGGAGGTAATATCAAAACCTAACGCTATTCGAGGTTGAGATTTCTCATTCGATTGGTAACCGATTTCA
Coding sequences:
- a CDS encoding biotin--[acetyl-CoA-carboxylase] ligase, producing MKLDSSGDPSDLQEALIELLRSNPEDYFSIQTIADKIGCDDRIAMEAIGQLSRWGYRFETDSHSHFRFSSAPDAIFPIEIRYNLKTGYIGQNIVARASVTSTNDIARELAEQGAPEGTVVIAEKQVKGRGRMGRSWHSPAKKGLWLTLILRPEVPSAQAPSLSILMALSLSEILHSSYKLESGIKWPNDCQIDGRKVTGILTELSAELDRVDYVLVGMGINVNLARSDFPPELHKIATSIRMEYGEEIDRIGFLRMLLERIEKNYEIFKKKSLKPFLPKIKKHSVLLGKRIKLLKGRKLIQAVAHDFDADGALIAKRKGELLRVTAGEVSVIKADRD
- a CDS encoding Glu/Leu/Phe/Val dehydrogenase, producing MPQPLSFYKQVNLYFDKAAPHTGLDAGMLRQIKMCNSVYHITFPLKRDDGKIEAIHAWRAEHSHHRTPVKGGIRYSLDVNEDEVMALASLMTYKCAIVSVPFGGGKGGIKIDR
- the nadC gene encoding carboxylating nicotinate-nucleotide diphosphorylase → MKVNNKVIAEIVTRALTEDLGQGDITTLAIEGGKRPARAIIRAKQEQTVCGHQPARAVFRHISPKTRYSNKIGDGKTAYKGDMVAIIDADLQTLLSGERTALNFMMHLSGIATLSARFARQIEGTRAEMLDTRKTLPGMRLLEKYAVNCGGAKNHRIGLFDMYLIKDNHIETAGSIENAIENCLAHRGRKKTKIEVETKTFDQIKRALKYKIDRIMLDNMTVSRIKKAVELIRSEHPGLEIEASGNVSLRTVRKIAQTGVDYISAGALTHSAPAVDLSMEIELK
- a CDS encoding response regulator — protein: MSKVLIVEDEHNLLDLYRMELEDEGYQVSTAVDGPSALSIASEFDPDLIVLDIKLGESEGLDLLQQFKAFKKDMPVILNSAYSHYKNEFTSWLADEYVTKSGDLSELKLKISELLPPSKN
- a CDS encoding GAF domain-containing protein; translated protein: MLRLKLSIRNRFERRMIGVKLRLEGSYFMSNSEYERCGFKGHRSELCWVFQTSAGISSGPSDIQDTVGRCIRCDVFNKALERATGRRESDRLLTLTLKRLIGQLVDYNMELTSTTGSLQKRIEELAVLKSVSEALLQTEDLYKALAIVLTGVTSGEAFGFNRAMIFLVDSTRNVLEGQLGLGHLEYREAPKIWNNLRENRLTFENLIDKILDMDDIPVNNLSRAIKEIVLPLAPDRGVLTQAILERRPLNISTEAEVELGDSRLEPILGRIPFAVIPIISRYNVLGVITVDNSITCEKITEEDIRTLETLANQAAAKIENALLHRTLELKYAELKHVHSLLKKNQEYLVESERLAELGRFATTIAHEIKTPLITIGGYAQRVLRKLDREEKVERRLVQIISDEILRLERIAVEVLDLSRKSPLQLVAHDLNEIVSETLEVQERKLRYQDIVIEKEFYPKELEVLSDKDRLKQVFFNLIQNSAEAMSEGGKMKLSTGRNGDYIYLRISDTGCGMDDQAKSKLFTPFYTSKRTGTGLGLPVSKKIIDDHGGSILVESKLDRGTSFIVNLPARANPSERRA